The nucleotide window ATAGAAAACATGGTCGTGTGTGCTTCTACCGACGTCCTCGTCAACATTGTGTGAACTATcactaaagcctatgatctcTTTCTTCTTGGACCTGACGAATTGAAGGCCTAGAGATGTTGTTCCACGTAAATATTTGAGTACTTGCTTCAAAGCTGCTCCATGGGACTCTTTCGGTTCATCCATTTATCTACTGAGTATTCCAACACTATAGGATAGATCCGGACAAGTGTGTAGAAGATACCGAAGACAGCCAATGCTCCTTCTATACTCATGCTCATTAATGCCCTTTTCTTGACTCGACTTAGAAAACTTGACGTTTACGTCCATGGGAATATGCGTGAGGTTACAAGCATTCATTCCGGCTTCTTCAAGAATTTTAACAGCATACCGGTCTTGACTCAACGAAATACCACCCTCATGCTGATTAACCTCACTACCTAAATAATAGGTTAGCTTCCCAAGATCACTTATCTCGAACTTGGTTGACATCTCCCTTTTAAA belongs to Brassica oleracea var. oleracea cultivar TO1000 unplaced genomic scaffold, BOL UnpScaffold03502, whole genome shotgun sequence and includes:
- the LOC106321879 gene encoding uncharacterized mitochondrial protein AtMg00810-like, giving the protein MSTKFEISDLGKLTYYLGSEVNQHEGGISLSQDRYAVKILEEAGMNACNLTHIPMDVNVKFSKSSQEKGINEHEYRRSIGCLRSKKKEIIGFSDSSHNVDEDVGRSTHDHVFYLDESPITWCSQKQEIVALSSCEAEFMAATEAANKQCGFKSCLVKLLEVEHIPGIEQRADILMKSLGKLKFKEMRSLIGVQNVCEDEFKLKVENVGISLE